From a single Miscanthus floridulus cultivar M001 chromosome 8, ASM1932011v1, whole genome shotgun sequence genomic region:
- the LOC136473912 gene encoding uncharacterized protein has product MAQPEPEKWFTLGRRVVVVQVQHGANALDDRYLDLKLPLDSPPPRVTRLTALTRVGVVRGQLSIVATCNKDLLLHELERPSEPNTLNIFLALDTDTDFMPDERAAAAAGRRVFDVTATRLLNRTPGLPHFSGVRNVGFLSIRGGNGTNVVAELQATNREADNTVPFITCRSHQDQENDTLEWEWNQTYLTWPVLDDEANPQWTTHDVIAHDEKLWWVNLSRGLVACDPAPVQDLLPTLEFVALPVLAGFENRHEPLAQIDRYRIVGVSAGEMRFVDVARRRNDPEGQTRVVVWTLDLPQAIGDARWEDNPRQTTLANIWNSANYVQMPRDVVPVVALVHPNEPAVVYFFLEQYVFSVDVNQSAVVHFAVMPEDGVPRPINQRDVLAWKRPPFKTVPLQVVYEKTKHQAQYQQG; this is encoded by the exons ATGGCCCAGCCGGAGCCGGAGAAATGGTTCACCCTGGGCCGCCGCGTCGTCGTCGTGCAGGTGCAGCACGGCGCCAATGCCTTGGATGACCGCTACCTTGACCTCAAGCTACCGCTCGACAGCCCGCCGCCGCGCGTCACCAGGCTCACCGCGCTCACGAGGGTCGGCGTCGTGCGCGGCCAGCTCTCCATCGTTGCCACCTGCAACAAGGACCTCCTCCTCCACGAGCTCGAGAGGCCCTCCGAGCCCAACACCCTGAACATCTTCCTGGCGCTCGACACCGACACCGACTTCATGCCTGATGagcgggccgccgccgccgccggacgcAGAGTGTTCGACGTCACCGCCACGCGCCTCCTCAACCGCACCCCCGGATTGCCCCACTTCTCCGGCGTCAGGAACGTTGGCTTCCTCAGCATCCGCGGCGGCAACGGCACGAATGTGGTCGCGGAGCTCCAGGCCACCAATCGCGAAGCGGACAACACCGTCCCCTTCATCACCTGCCGCTCTCACCAGGACCAGGAGAACGACACGTTGGAGTGGGAGTGGAACCAGACGTATCTCACCTGGCCCGTCCTCGACGACGAGGCCAACCCGCAGTGGACTACCCACGACGTGATCGCCCACGACGAGAAGCTCTGGTGGGTCAACCTCTCGCGGGGCCTCGTCGCCTGCGACCCAGCCCCGGTCCAAGATCTACTGCCGACGCTGGAGTTCGTGGCGCTCCCGGTCCTCGCCGGGTTCGAGAACAGGCACGAGCCGCTGGCGCAAATCGACAGGTACCGCATCGTGGGTGTGAGCGCCGGCGAGATGCGGTTCGTGGACGTCGCTCGCAGGCGCAACGATCCCGAGGGACAGACGCGGGTGGTCGTCTGGACGCTGGACTTGCCGCAGGCGATCGGCGACGCCAGGTGGGAGGACAACCCCAGGCAGACGACGCTGGCGAACATCTGGAACAGCGCCAACTACGTGCAGATGCCGAGGGATGTGGTCCCCGTGGTCGCGCTTGTGCACCCCAACGAGCCCGCCGTCGTCTACTTCTTCCTGGAACAGTACGTCTTCTCCGTCGACGTGAATCAAAGCGCCGTCGTGCACTTCGCGGTGATGCCGGAGGACGGCGTGCCACGGCCGATCAACCAGCGAGACGTTCTCGCTTGGAAGCGCCCTCCCTTCAAAACG GTCCCGTTACAGGTGGTATACGAGAAAACGAAACACCAAGCCCAGTATCAGCAAGGATGA
- the LOC136470115 gene encoding uncharacterized mitochondrial protein AtMg00820-like codes for MEAELHAVSHAVRVEEPRSLQEADSDPNWVAAMEDEMESIRDNETWSLVELPRGHRAISLKWVYKVKRDENDGIIKYKARLIAKGYVQHPGIDFKEVYTSVARLESVRLIIAIAAHYGWGVHHMDVKSAS; via the coding sequence ATGGAGGCTGAACTGCACGCAGTGAGCCACGCCGTGAGAGTGGAGGAACCCAGGTCGCTACAAGAAGCCGATAGCGACCCCAACTGGGTTGCTGCGATGGAGGATGAGATGGAGTCGATCCGCGACAATGAAACATGGTCGCTGGTCGAACTTCCGCGTGGACACCGAGCCATCAgtttgaagtgggtgtacaaggttaaGCGCGATGAGAACGATGGCATCATCAAGTACAAAGCTCGCCTCATCGCTAAAGGCTATGTGCAACATCCCGGCATCGACTTCAAGGAAGTGTACACGTCGGTCGCTCGACTGGAGTCGGTACGACTGATCATCGCCATCGCGGCGCACTATGGGTGGGGCgtccatcacatggacgtcaagtcggcgtctTGA